In the Candidatus Neomarinimicrobiota bacterium genome, TACACCCAATATCTGATTTTTAACCTCCCGGGCGGCAATAAGCACGGCGCCGCCTGAAATATAAGTTGTGCTGGACGCATACGCTCCCGTGTCGAACGGCGTCATATCCGTGTCGGATGTGTAAACAAGGATATTCTCGACCGGAACCGTGAGCGTTTCGGCTGCGATTTGAGCGAGAGCGGTGTCTGAGCCTGTACCGATATCAGTAGCTCCGCAAAGGAGATTGAAAGAGCCGTCTTCGTTCATCTTGATAGAGCAGGCAGCCATGTCCACATTGGGTATTCCTGAACCTTGAGTGTTTATCGCAACGCCTAAACCCCTGGAGTAACCTTCCTTGCTTGGTTTTAGAGGTTTGCCCCATCCGATCTCATCAGCCCCCTTTTTGATCGCCTCCTCTATTCCGCTGGAACGGATTATCTGCGCTTCAGAGCCTCTGCCCTCTGCCAGCGCGCTTGTGATGGGGATGCTGTCACCCTTATGAAAGATGTTCTTGAGCCGAAATTCTACGGGATCGATACCGAGCGCTTCGGCGATCTCGTCTATGTGCGATTCGAGGGCGAATACTCCCTGCGGCGTGCCGTATCCCCGGAATGCTCCCGCTACGGGTAAATTCGTATATACTGCGTTTCCGGTAAATCGGATATTGGGTATATTATACATGGAAAAAATCTTACTTCCGGTCACGGTCATTACGGTCAGCGCATGCGTGCCGTATGCCCCCGTATTTTCCAGCACATTCACCGACATGCCCGTTATCAGCCCTTCTTTTGAGACAGAAGATTTGAAGGACAGCCGCTGCGGATGCCTCGTTCTTGCGGCATGAAGTTCTTCGTCTCTTGTCATCCAGAAACGAACCGGTTTTCCTGTGGCGAGAGTGAGGGCGCCGCTTAATTCCTCGTTCAGTATCTCCTGCTTTCCGCCGAATCCGCCTCCTACCCGCGGTTTCATTACCCGGATTTTTCTCACGGGCATGTCCAGAACTTTCGCGACGATACGGCGTACGTGAAACGGAACCTGAGTACTCGACCTGATAACGAGCCTGCCGTCTTCGTCTATCCATGTGATACAGACGTGAGGCTCTATGGATGACTGCTGGACAAACCCTACCTCGTAATCCGCTTCGATGATTTTATATGCGTCCTTAAAAGCTTTCTCAACGTCGCCGACGGAAGCTTCTAAATGTGAGGCGGTGTTGGTGGACTTATCGTATATTCCGCTGGATTCCTCTTCGTCGTGAATGAGAACGCTGCCTTCTTTTGCCGAATCCGCCGGGTCAAATATGCTCTCAAGAATTTCATATTTCACGTCTATCAACGAACATGCTTTTTCTGCGATCTCGGGAGTCTCAGCTGCAACAGCCGCAACCCTGTCCCCGACGAATCTGACCTTATTGTCGAGCACATAGGCGTCATAAGGGGAAGGTTCGGGCCACCCCTGTCCCGCCGTAGTGTGAGGGATCCGTGGAACGTCTTCATGTGTAAGGACAGCGTGTACGCCCTCAAGAGCCGTCGCCCGGGACTTGTCTATCGAGACGATGCGGGCGTGAGGGTGCGGGCTCCTGAGCACCCTTGCGTGAAGTATTTCGCGGAAATCAATATCGTCGCTGAACGCCGCGTCGCCGCGCGACAGCTTCTCGGCATCCACACGGGGTGTTATCTTGCCTACAATCTTGTATTTAGAAGAGTTGTTCAAGCTTTACCGCTCACCTTCCTGATCGCTTCCAAGGGTTTTGCATATCCTGTGCACCGGCATAATACTCCGGAGATGGCATCTCGAATCTCTTCTTCGGTCGGTTCGGTACTGTTTTTTAAAAAGTTATCCGCCAACAGTAACAATGCAGGTGTGCAGTATCCGCACTGTATGGCTCCCACTTCAATGAAGCGTTTTTGCAGCTCTGATAATTCGGGTCTGCTCGATAATGCCTCAACAGTAGTCAGTTCCCTCTCGTGTGCCTGAAGAGCGAGTGTGATACAGGAGGCTCTCGGAACGCCGTCGACAATGACGGCGCATGAACCGCACTCACCGGTCTCGCATCCCCGTTTGACGCTCTTATAGCCGTGTTCCCTGAGAAAATTCAGCAGCGTTGAGTTCGGACTCAGCCCTGATTTTAGTTTCTTTCCGTTAACGGTAAGCGATATTTCCATTTATTTATCCGTTCTCGCGGATGATATTTCGCAGCGCTCGCTTAATCAATACCGAAGCCATTTCCTTTTTATATTCGGGAGTCCCTCTCGGATCGGGATCCGGGTGGATTCTGTCTCTTACTATTTCACTGACTTCCGTTATCAGTTTTTCATCGAGTTTATTGCCTGTCAGCGCCGATTCCGCTTCAGTTACCCTCACCAAATTCTCGCTGATGGACGAGAATACAATTATCGGCGACTCCACTAAGTTATTGGCGAATTCCAAGCCGACCGCAAGCGAGATGACCGGCGGCGCCGACGGTATAAACCTTATAGTTTCAAAAGTTAAAGGTTGAGATTGATCCCGGTTTTTAATCTCAACAGCCGATATTATACATCTTTCTTCGCGCCACTCGGTACCGGAGATGAAATCCCAGAGTTTTAGTTCGTTCTCCATATTTCCGAAAATTACTACAGAGGCATCGGCTGCTGCCAATGTGGCAAGAAATGCCGAATCTCCCTTGGCTAACGCCGTTCTTCCGCCGATAGTTGAAGCAGCCTGTATCAGTTGAGAACTACCCTCAGCTCTGATCCCCCGGATAAGATATTCGTAAGATTGTTCTGATATTTCAGGAGAGTTGAGAAGTTCTCTCAGGGTTACCGAACCCCCGATGTGTAAAAGGTCTTCCTCGAGCCTGATATCCTTAAATCCCGCTTCAGAGAGGTCTATTATTCCCTTAACATCTTTGCCGCCGTATGGGATGAGCCAGGTTCCCCCTCCTATGGGAAAATACCCTTCATTTTCCCTCAGAAGATCGACTGCTTCAGATAACCTTTTAGGTCTGTGATATTCTGTGAGTTTGCTTAAAGTCATGCTAAGAAACGACCGCGCTTCCTCCGGACGAACGACCGATCATCTCTTCCGATATTTCGTCGGCTCTGGCCGCTAATCCGATGAGATCGACGCCCAAGAGTTTACCATCTTCGACTATGACCTTACCGTTGATGATAGACCACGCCACTCTTTGTGAACCGGTGCAAAAAAGCAGCGAGGCGAGCGGGTCTGATTTTGCGCCCGCATATCCTATGTCTCTTAAATCTATCAGAATCAGGTCTGCCGAGGCGCCCGGTTTTATGATACCGATATCGTCCCGCCCGAGAATCGCCGCTCCTCCTCTTGTCGCCATATGCAGTATCTCCTTAGCGGTTATCCATCTGTCATCCCCAAGACGGTGCAGGAGTAACGATTGCCTGAGTTCGTTCAACAAATTTGAACTGTCGTTCGAGGCAGAGCCGTCAACAGCGAGGGAAACCTTCACTCCCGCGTCGAGCATTTTTGAGACCGGCGCAATACCCGAACCGAGCCTCATGTTCGACGTGGGGCAGTGAGACACTCCTGTTTTCGTATCGGAAAGTTTTTCGATTTCATTCTCATTCAAGTGAACTGCGTGTGCAAACCAGACGTCATCTCCGAGCCATCCTATAGATTCGGTATATTCAACCGGACGAAGACCGAAGGTTTCCATGCAAAAATTTTCTTCTTCGATTGATTCGGCAAGATGTGTATGCAGTCTGACTTTGTGAGTGTCGGCGATCTCCCGTGTTTTTTTCATCAGGTTTTCCGTTACCGAAAAGGGAGAACATGGGGCGAGCGCGATCCGCAGCATCGAGTGTGGTTCAGGGTCATGATATTTTTCTATAAGCCTTATCGAGTCGTTGATTATTTCTTCTTCCTCCTGAATAACATCGTCCGGAGGCAACCCTCCCGAACTCTTGCCGAGGGACATCGAGCCGCGGGTCGGATGAAACCTGATGCCGAGTTCTTTTGCAGCCTCGATTTCGGAGTCTATCAGCTTAGACGCAGCCTTCGAGGGGAAGAGATAAAGATGATCGGAAGTCGTTGTACACCCTGATAGTAAAAGCTCCGCGATAGCTACCTGAGCGCTGACGTATATCGCCTCTTCGCTGAGTTCACCCCATATCATATACAGAGTTTCAAGCCATTTGAACAGCGGCGCATCCTGAGCGCCCGGAATATTTCGGGTCAGCGTCTGGAACATGTGATGGTGGGTGTTGATAAGCCCGGGGAGCAGGATCATCCCTTTCGCATCAATGACTTTATCAGCCTCCGGATAAGGTCCGCTGCCGGTTGATTCGATCTTACCCTCTTCAATGAATACCCACTTGTCCTTGCTATCTGTATCCCCGTCGCTCATAGTTACCGTGGCAAGGGGGTCTTTAATCAATATCGTGTCCACTAATTCATCCTTAGAACGACAAATTTAGTTTGCGCAACGGGATATAAACAGGAAAATGTGGTAGCGATGCCTTAAATTATCATAGCTGTTGAAACTGCGCTTTTTGAAATAACACTGAGAATTCAATAAAGGAAGAACTTATGGAATTAAGTCTTTTTATAAAAACTCTTGCGCTCGGGATATTCATGAGCAGTTCCAATATGCCGGGAAGTCCATATGACAGAGTGTTCGATCTCTCGTTTCAGGGGGATCTTCTATCCGCTTCGAGGGTATGGGAGAGAACGAACGGCATCGAATATTCGGGAGAAAGGATTTATGCCAAGTCTCCTAAATGGAACGGAGCGCTGCTCGAGCTGGAACATTTCAGACGATCTGCTC is a window encoding:
- a CDS encoding molybdopterin-dependent oxidoreductase — encoded protein: MNNSSKYKIVGKITPRVDAEKLSRGDAAFSDDIDFREILHARVLRSPHPHARIVSIDKSRATALEGVHAVLTHEDVPRIPHTTAGQGWPEPSPYDAYVLDNKVRFVGDRVAAVAAETPEIAEKACSLIDVKYEILESIFDPADSAKEGSVLIHDEEESSGIYDKSTNTASHLEASVGDVEKAFKDAYKIIEADYEVGFVQQSSIEPHVCITWIDEDGRLVIRSSTQVPFHVRRIVAKVLDMPVRKIRVMKPRVGGGFGGKQEILNEELSGALTLATGKPVRFWMTRDEELHAARTRHPQRLSFKSSVSKEGLITGMSVNVLENTGAYGTHALTVMTVTGSKIFSMYNIPNIRFTGNAVYTNLPVAGAFRGYGTPQGVFALESHIDEIAEALGIDPVEFRLKNIFHKGDSIPITSALAEGRGSEAQIIRSSGIEEAIKKGADEIGWGKPLKPSKEGYSRGLGVAINTQGSGIPNVDMAACSIKMNEDGSFNLLCGATDIGTGSDTALAQIAAETLTVPVENILVYTSDTDMTPFDTGAYASSTTYISGGAVLIAAREVKNQILGVAAEMLDADRATLICADGIISTPEGKTVTFEQICLYSMYQHNQFQIMAIGNNVSPESPPPYSAVFADVEVDNETGEIRLLKIVAAVDCGVAVNPHMAEGQVDGAVTQGIGYALSEFMPFDDNGSALFRSFRDYNILRASDMPEMKVMLVETEEPTGPYGAKAVAEVPISGPAPAIANAVYNAVRARIRSLPITPEKVWRSIKLQTTE
- a CDS encoding (2Fe-2S)-binding protein; the encoded protein is MEISLTVNGKKLKSGLSPNSTLLNFLREHGYKSVKRGCETGECGSCAVIVDGVPRASCITLALQAHERELTTVEALSSRPELSELQKRFIEVGAIQCGYCTPALLLLADNFLKNSTEPTEEEIRDAISGVLCRCTGYAKPLEAIRKVSGKA
- a CDS encoding FAD binding domain-containing protein; this encodes MTLSKLTEYHRPKRLSEAVDLLRENEGYFPIGGGTWLIPYGGKDVKGIIDLSEAGFKDIRLEEDLLHIGGSVTLRELLNSPEISEQSYEYLIRGIRAEGSSQLIQAASTIGGRTALAKGDSAFLATLAAADASVVIFGNMENELKLWDFISGTEWREERCIISAVEIKNRDQSQPLTFETIRFIPSAPPVISLAVGLEFANNLVESPIIVFSSISENLVRVTEAESALTGNKLDEKLITEVSEIVRDRIHPDPDPRGTPEYKKEMASVLIKRALRNIIRENG
- a CDS encoding 8-oxoguanine deaminase, with amino-acid sequence MSDGDTDSKDKWVFIEEGKIESTGSGPYPEADKVIDAKGMILLPGLINTHHHMFQTLTRNIPGAQDAPLFKWLETLYMIWGELSEEAIYVSAQVAIAELLLSGCTTTSDHLYLFPSKAASKLIDSEIEAAKELGIRFHPTRGSMSLGKSSGGLPPDDVIQEEEEIINDSIRLIEKYHDPEPHSMLRIALAPCSPFSVTENLMKKTREIADTHKVRLHTHLAESIEEENFCMETFGLRPVEYTESIGWLGDDVWFAHAVHLNENEIEKLSDTKTGVSHCPTSNMRLGSGIAPVSKMLDAGVKVSLAVDGSASNDSSNLLNELRQSLLLHRLGDDRWITAKEILHMATRGGAAILGRDDIGIIKPGASADLILIDLRDIGYAGAKSDPLASLLFCTGSQRVAWSIINGKVIVEDGKLLGVDLIGLAARADEISEEMIGRSSGGSAVVS